One region of Mangifera indica cultivar Alphonso chromosome 3, CATAS_Mindica_2.1, whole genome shotgun sequence genomic DNA includes:
- the LOC123210102 gene encoding CBL-interacting serine/threonine-protein kinase 1-like isoform X2: MVLNKLTVREEDDSKKNNTTTTKLGMQLGNYELGRTLGEGNFGKVKLAKKLDSGQAFAVKILEKNRIIDLKITDQIKREIATLKLLKHPNVIRLHEVLASKSKIYMVLEYVTGGELFDRIASKRRLPEAEGRKLFQQLIDGISYCHNKGVFHRDLKLENILVDSNRNIKISDFGLSALPQHFRDDGLLHTTCGSPNYVAPEVLANRGYDGATSDIWSCGIILYVILTGYLPFDDRNLAVLYQKIFKGDTKIPEWLSPGAQNMLRRILEPNPIKRITMSDIKADEWFKQDYTPEDLNDKDEDIFVDDEAFSMQEVPLDADKNPGLPTLINAFQLIGMSSYLDLSGFFEKEDVSERKIRFTSNRSAKDLIERIEDIVTEMGFRVQKKNVKLECLCIQLKATLEHRAQKSSGSLSVAAEVFEISPSLYVVELRKSYGDTLTYRQLCKKLSSDLKEPPSQELLTT, translated from the exons ATGGTGCTTAACAAGCTGACAGTGCGAGAAGAAGACGACTCCAAGAAGaacaacaccaccaccaccaagtTGGGAATGCAACTGGGAAATTATGAACTGGGAAGGACTTTGGGTGAAGGTAATTTTGGAAAAGTTAAATTGGCTAAGAAATTAGATTCTGGTCAAGCTTTTGCTGTCAAAATTCTTGAGAAGAACAGGATCATCGACCTCAAAATCACTGATCAG ATAAAGAGAGAGATTGCCACCTTGAAGCTTCTCAAACATCCAAACGTTATCAGATTGCATGAG GTCTTGGCTAGCAAGAGCAAAATTTATATGGTCTTAGAATACGTTACTGGTGGAGAGTTGTTTGACAGAATT GCATCCAAGAGAAGACTTCCTGAAGCTGAAGGAAGGAAGCTTTTCCAGCAGCTAATTGATGGCATCAGTTACTGTCACAACAAAGGTGTCTTTCACAGGGATCTCAAG TTAGAGAACATTCTAGTTGATTCAAACAGAAATATAAAGATCTCTGATTTTGGTCTCAGTGCTCTTCCTCAGCATTTTAGG GATGATGGGTTACTGCATACAACCTGTGGAAGTCCAAACTATGTAGCACCTGAGGTTCTTGCCAATAGAGGTTATGATGGTGCTACTTCAGATATATGGTCATGTGGCATTATCTTGTATGTAATTCTCACTGGATACCTCCCTTTCGATGACAGAAACCTTGCTGTTCTATATCAGAAG ATCTTCAAGGGAGATACCAAGATACCAGAATGGTTATCACCTGGAGCTCAAAACATGTTAAGGAGGATTCTTGAACCAAATCCTATTAAGCGAATAACAATGTCAGATATCAAAGCCGATGAATGGTTCAAACAGGATTATACTCCTGAAGACCTGAACGACAAGGATGAAGATATATTCGTTGACGATGAAGCCTTCTCAATGCAAGAAGTG CCATTGGATGCTGACAAGAATCCAGGCTTGCCCACCCTCATCAATGCTTTCCAGTTGATTGGAATGTCCTCATACCTAGATCTCTCTGGTTTCTTTGAGAAAGAG GATGTATCTGAGAGAAAGATAAGATTTACATCCAATCGATCTGCCAAAGATTTGATTGAGAGGATTGAGGATATTGTGACAGAGATGGGATTTCGGGTACAGAAGAAAAATGTCAAG TTGGAATGTTTATGTATTCAGTTGAAGGCCACATTGGAGCACAGGGCACAGAAAAGCTCAGGTAGTCTTTCAGTTGCAGCAGAG GTATTTGAGATCAGTCCATCCTTGTATGTAGTTGAATTAAGAAAATCATATGGAGACACACTGACATACAGACAG TTATGCAAAAAGCTATCAAGTGATTTAAAAGAACCTCCAAGCCAAGAGTTGCTGACCACATAA
- the LOC123210102 gene encoding CBL-interacting serine/threonine-protein kinase 1-like isoform X4 produces MVLNKLTVREEDDSKKNNTTTTKLGMQLGNYELGRTLGEGNFGKVKLAKKLDSGQAFAVKILEKNRIIDLKITDQIKREIATLKLLKHPNVIRLHEVLASKSKIYMVLEYVTGGELFDRIASKRRLPEAEGRKLFQQLIDGISYCHNKGVFHRDLKLENILVDSNRNIKISDFGLSALPQHFRDDGLLHTTCGSPNYVAPEVLANRGYDGATSDIWSCGIILYVILTGYLPFDDRNLAVLYQKKFQIFKGDTKIPEWLSPGAQNMLRRILEPNPIKRITMSDIKADEWFKQDYTPEDLNDKDEDIFVDDEAFSMQEVPLDADKNPGLPTLINAFQLIGMSSYLDLSGFFEKEDVSERKIRFTSNRSAKDLIERIEDIVTEMGFRVQKKNVKLKATLEHRAQKSSGSLSVAAEVFEISPSLYVVELRKSYGDTLTYRQLCKKLSSDLKEPPSQELLTT; encoded by the exons ATGGTGCTTAACAAGCTGACAGTGCGAGAAGAAGACGACTCCAAGAAGaacaacaccaccaccaccaagtTGGGAATGCAACTGGGAAATTATGAACTGGGAAGGACTTTGGGTGAAGGTAATTTTGGAAAAGTTAAATTGGCTAAGAAATTAGATTCTGGTCAAGCTTTTGCTGTCAAAATTCTTGAGAAGAACAGGATCATCGACCTCAAAATCACTGATCAG ATAAAGAGAGAGATTGCCACCTTGAAGCTTCTCAAACATCCAAACGTTATCAGATTGCATGAG GTCTTGGCTAGCAAGAGCAAAATTTATATGGTCTTAGAATACGTTACTGGTGGAGAGTTGTTTGACAGAATT GCATCCAAGAGAAGACTTCCTGAAGCTGAAGGAAGGAAGCTTTTCCAGCAGCTAATTGATGGCATCAGTTACTGTCACAACAAAGGTGTCTTTCACAGGGATCTCAAG TTAGAGAACATTCTAGTTGATTCAAACAGAAATATAAAGATCTCTGATTTTGGTCTCAGTGCTCTTCCTCAGCATTTTAGG GATGATGGGTTACTGCATACAACCTGTGGAAGTCCAAACTATGTAGCACCTGAGGTTCTTGCCAATAGAGGTTATGATGGTGCTACTTCAGATATATGGTCATGTGGCATTATCTTGTATGTAATTCTCACTGGATACCTCCCTTTCGATGACAGAAACCTTGCTGTTCTATATCAGAAG AAATTTCAGATCTTCAAGGGAGATACCAAGATACCAGAATGGTTATCACCTGGAGCTCAAAACATGTTAAGGAGGATTCTTGAACCAAATCCTATTAAGCGAATAACAATGTCAGATATCAAAGCCGATGAATGGTTCAAACAGGATTATACTCCTGAAGACCTGAACGACAAGGATGAAGATATATTCGTTGACGATGAAGCCTTCTCAATGCAAGAAGTG CCATTGGATGCTGACAAGAATCCAGGCTTGCCCACCCTCATCAATGCTTTCCAGTTGATTGGAATGTCCTCATACCTAGATCTCTCTGGTTTCTTTGAGAAAGAG GATGTATCTGAGAGAAAGATAAGATTTACATCCAATCGATCTGCCAAAGATTTGATTGAGAGGATTGAGGATATTGTGACAGAGATGGGATTTCGGGTACAGAAGAAAAATGTCAAG TTGAAGGCCACATTGGAGCACAGGGCACAGAAAAGCTCAGGTAGTCTTTCAGTTGCAGCAGAG GTATTTGAGATCAGTCCATCCTTGTATGTAGTTGAATTAAGAAAATCATATGGAGACACACTGACATACAGACAG TTATGCAAAAAGCTATCAAGTGATTTAAAAGAACCTCCAAGCCAAGAGTTGCTGACCACATAA
- the LOC123210102 gene encoding CBL-interacting serine/threonine-protein kinase 1-like isoform X3: MVLNKLTVREEDDSKKNNTTTTKLGMQLGNYELGRTLGEGNFGKVKLAKKLDSGQAFAVKILEKNRIIDLKITDQIKREIATLKLLKHPNVIRLHEVLASKSKIYMVLEYVTGGELFDRIASKRRLPEAEGRKLFQQLIDGISYCHNKGVFHRDLKLENILVDSNRNIKISDFGLSALPQHFRDDGLLHTTCGSPNYVAPEVLANRGYDGATSDIWSCGIILYVILTGYLPFDDRNLAVLYQKKFQIFKGDTKIPEWLSPGAQNMLRRILEPNPIKRITMSDIKADEWFKQDYTPEDLNDKDEDIFVDDEAFSMQEVNPGLPTLINAFQLIGMSSYLDLSGFFEKEDVSERKIRFTSNRSAKDLIERIEDIVTEMGFRVQKKNVKLECLCIQLKATLEHRAQKSSGSLSVAAEVFEISPSLYVVELRKSYGDTLTYRQLCKKLSSDLKEPPSQELLTT, encoded by the exons ATGGTGCTTAACAAGCTGACAGTGCGAGAAGAAGACGACTCCAAGAAGaacaacaccaccaccaccaagtTGGGAATGCAACTGGGAAATTATGAACTGGGAAGGACTTTGGGTGAAGGTAATTTTGGAAAAGTTAAATTGGCTAAGAAATTAGATTCTGGTCAAGCTTTTGCTGTCAAAATTCTTGAGAAGAACAGGATCATCGACCTCAAAATCACTGATCAG ATAAAGAGAGAGATTGCCACCTTGAAGCTTCTCAAACATCCAAACGTTATCAGATTGCATGAG GTCTTGGCTAGCAAGAGCAAAATTTATATGGTCTTAGAATACGTTACTGGTGGAGAGTTGTTTGACAGAATT GCATCCAAGAGAAGACTTCCTGAAGCTGAAGGAAGGAAGCTTTTCCAGCAGCTAATTGATGGCATCAGTTACTGTCACAACAAAGGTGTCTTTCACAGGGATCTCAAG TTAGAGAACATTCTAGTTGATTCAAACAGAAATATAAAGATCTCTGATTTTGGTCTCAGTGCTCTTCCTCAGCATTTTAGG GATGATGGGTTACTGCATACAACCTGTGGAAGTCCAAACTATGTAGCACCTGAGGTTCTTGCCAATAGAGGTTATGATGGTGCTACTTCAGATATATGGTCATGTGGCATTATCTTGTATGTAATTCTCACTGGATACCTCCCTTTCGATGACAGAAACCTTGCTGTTCTATATCAGAAG AAATTTCAGATCTTCAAGGGAGATACCAAGATACCAGAATGGTTATCACCTGGAGCTCAAAACATGTTAAGGAGGATTCTTGAACCAAATCCTATTAAGCGAATAACAATGTCAGATATCAAAGCCGATGAATGGTTCAAACAGGATTATACTCCTGAAGACCTGAACGACAAGGATGAAGATATATTCGTTGACGATGAAGCCTTCTCAATGCAAGAAGTG AATCCAGGCTTGCCCACCCTCATCAATGCTTTCCAGTTGATTGGAATGTCCTCATACCTAGATCTCTCTGGTTTCTTTGAGAAAGAG GATGTATCTGAGAGAAAGATAAGATTTACATCCAATCGATCTGCCAAAGATTTGATTGAGAGGATTGAGGATATTGTGACAGAGATGGGATTTCGGGTACAGAAGAAAAATGTCAAG TTGGAATGTTTATGTATTCAGTTGAAGGCCACATTGGAGCACAGGGCACAGAAAAGCTCAGGTAGTCTTTCAGTTGCAGCAGAG GTATTTGAGATCAGTCCATCCTTGTATGTAGTTGAATTAAGAAAATCATATGGAGACACACTGACATACAGACAG TTATGCAAAAAGCTATCAAGTGATTTAAAAGAACCTCCAAGCCAAGAGTTGCTGACCACATAA
- the LOC123210102 gene encoding CBL-interacting serine/threonine-protein kinase 1-like isoform X5, with the protein MVLNKLTVREEDDSKKNNTTTTKLGMQLGNYELGRTLGEGNFGKVKLAKKLDSGQAFAVKILEKNRIIDLKITDQIKREIATLKLLKHPNVIRLHEVLASKSKIYMVLEYVTGGELFDRIASKRRLPEAEGRKLFQQLIDGISYCHNKGVFHRDLKLENILVDSNRNIKISDFGLSALPQHFRDDGLLHTTCGSPNYVAPEVLANRGYDGATSDIWSCGIILYVILTGYLPFDDRNLAVLYQKIFKGDTKIPEWLSPGAQNMLRRILEPNPIKRITMSDIKADEWFKQDYTPEDLNDKDEDIFVDDEAFSMQEVPLDADKNPGLPTLINAFQLIGMSSYLDLSGFFEKEDVSERKIRFTSNRSAKDLIERIEDIVTEMGFRVQKKNVKLKATLEHRAQKSSGSLSVAAEVFEISPSLYVVELRKSYGDTLTYRQLCKKLSSDLKEPPSQELLTT; encoded by the exons ATGGTGCTTAACAAGCTGACAGTGCGAGAAGAAGACGACTCCAAGAAGaacaacaccaccaccaccaagtTGGGAATGCAACTGGGAAATTATGAACTGGGAAGGACTTTGGGTGAAGGTAATTTTGGAAAAGTTAAATTGGCTAAGAAATTAGATTCTGGTCAAGCTTTTGCTGTCAAAATTCTTGAGAAGAACAGGATCATCGACCTCAAAATCACTGATCAG ATAAAGAGAGAGATTGCCACCTTGAAGCTTCTCAAACATCCAAACGTTATCAGATTGCATGAG GTCTTGGCTAGCAAGAGCAAAATTTATATGGTCTTAGAATACGTTACTGGTGGAGAGTTGTTTGACAGAATT GCATCCAAGAGAAGACTTCCTGAAGCTGAAGGAAGGAAGCTTTTCCAGCAGCTAATTGATGGCATCAGTTACTGTCACAACAAAGGTGTCTTTCACAGGGATCTCAAG TTAGAGAACATTCTAGTTGATTCAAACAGAAATATAAAGATCTCTGATTTTGGTCTCAGTGCTCTTCCTCAGCATTTTAGG GATGATGGGTTACTGCATACAACCTGTGGAAGTCCAAACTATGTAGCACCTGAGGTTCTTGCCAATAGAGGTTATGATGGTGCTACTTCAGATATATGGTCATGTGGCATTATCTTGTATGTAATTCTCACTGGATACCTCCCTTTCGATGACAGAAACCTTGCTGTTCTATATCAGAAG ATCTTCAAGGGAGATACCAAGATACCAGAATGGTTATCACCTGGAGCTCAAAACATGTTAAGGAGGATTCTTGAACCAAATCCTATTAAGCGAATAACAATGTCAGATATCAAAGCCGATGAATGGTTCAAACAGGATTATACTCCTGAAGACCTGAACGACAAGGATGAAGATATATTCGTTGACGATGAAGCCTTCTCAATGCAAGAAGTG CCATTGGATGCTGACAAGAATCCAGGCTTGCCCACCCTCATCAATGCTTTCCAGTTGATTGGAATGTCCTCATACCTAGATCTCTCTGGTTTCTTTGAGAAAGAG GATGTATCTGAGAGAAAGATAAGATTTACATCCAATCGATCTGCCAAAGATTTGATTGAGAGGATTGAGGATATTGTGACAGAGATGGGATTTCGGGTACAGAAGAAAAATGTCAAG TTGAAGGCCACATTGGAGCACAGGGCACAGAAAAGCTCAGGTAGTCTTTCAGTTGCAGCAGAG GTATTTGAGATCAGTCCATCCTTGTATGTAGTTGAATTAAGAAAATCATATGGAGACACACTGACATACAGACAG TTATGCAAAAAGCTATCAAGTGATTTAAAAGAACCTCCAAGCCAAGAGTTGCTGACCACATAA
- the LOC123210102 gene encoding CBL-interacting serine/threonine-protein kinase 1-like isoform X1: MVLNKLTVREEDDSKKNNTTTTKLGMQLGNYELGRTLGEGNFGKVKLAKKLDSGQAFAVKILEKNRIIDLKITDQIKREIATLKLLKHPNVIRLHEVLASKSKIYMVLEYVTGGELFDRIASKRRLPEAEGRKLFQQLIDGISYCHNKGVFHRDLKLENILVDSNRNIKISDFGLSALPQHFRDDGLLHTTCGSPNYVAPEVLANRGYDGATSDIWSCGIILYVILTGYLPFDDRNLAVLYQKKFQIFKGDTKIPEWLSPGAQNMLRRILEPNPIKRITMSDIKADEWFKQDYTPEDLNDKDEDIFVDDEAFSMQEVPLDADKNPGLPTLINAFQLIGMSSYLDLSGFFEKEDVSERKIRFTSNRSAKDLIERIEDIVTEMGFRVQKKNVKLECLCIQLKATLEHRAQKSSGSLSVAAEVFEISPSLYVVELRKSYGDTLTYRQLCKKLSSDLKEPPSQELLTT; the protein is encoded by the exons ATGGTGCTTAACAAGCTGACAGTGCGAGAAGAAGACGACTCCAAGAAGaacaacaccaccaccaccaagtTGGGAATGCAACTGGGAAATTATGAACTGGGAAGGACTTTGGGTGAAGGTAATTTTGGAAAAGTTAAATTGGCTAAGAAATTAGATTCTGGTCAAGCTTTTGCTGTCAAAATTCTTGAGAAGAACAGGATCATCGACCTCAAAATCACTGATCAG ATAAAGAGAGAGATTGCCACCTTGAAGCTTCTCAAACATCCAAACGTTATCAGATTGCATGAG GTCTTGGCTAGCAAGAGCAAAATTTATATGGTCTTAGAATACGTTACTGGTGGAGAGTTGTTTGACAGAATT GCATCCAAGAGAAGACTTCCTGAAGCTGAAGGAAGGAAGCTTTTCCAGCAGCTAATTGATGGCATCAGTTACTGTCACAACAAAGGTGTCTTTCACAGGGATCTCAAG TTAGAGAACATTCTAGTTGATTCAAACAGAAATATAAAGATCTCTGATTTTGGTCTCAGTGCTCTTCCTCAGCATTTTAGG GATGATGGGTTACTGCATACAACCTGTGGAAGTCCAAACTATGTAGCACCTGAGGTTCTTGCCAATAGAGGTTATGATGGTGCTACTTCAGATATATGGTCATGTGGCATTATCTTGTATGTAATTCTCACTGGATACCTCCCTTTCGATGACAGAAACCTTGCTGTTCTATATCAGAAG AAATTTCAGATCTTCAAGGGAGATACCAAGATACCAGAATGGTTATCACCTGGAGCTCAAAACATGTTAAGGAGGATTCTTGAACCAAATCCTATTAAGCGAATAACAATGTCAGATATCAAAGCCGATGAATGGTTCAAACAGGATTATACTCCTGAAGACCTGAACGACAAGGATGAAGATATATTCGTTGACGATGAAGCCTTCTCAATGCAAGAAGTG CCATTGGATGCTGACAAGAATCCAGGCTTGCCCACCCTCATCAATGCTTTCCAGTTGATTGGAATGTCCTCATACCTAGATCTCTCTGGTTTCTTTGAGAAAGAG GATGTATCTGAGAGAAAGATAAGATTTACATCCAATCGATCTGCCAAAGATTTGATTGAGAGGATTGAGGATATTGTGACAGAGATGGGATTTCGGGTACAGAAGAAAAATGTCAAG TTGGAATGTTTATGTATTCAGTTGAAGGCCACATTGGAGCACAGGGCACAGAAAAGCTCAGGTAGTCTTTCAGTTGCAGCAGAG GTATTTGAGATCAGTCCATCCTTGTATGTAGTTGAATTAAGAAAATCATATGGAGACACACTGACATACAGACAG TTATGCAAAAAGCTATCAAGTGATTTAAAAGAACCTCCAAGCCAAGAGTTGCTGACCACATAA
- the LOC123210102 gene encoding CBL-interacting serine/threonine-protein kinase 1-like isoform X6 encodes MVLNKLTVREEDDSKKNNTTTTKLGMQLGNYELGRTLGEGNFGKVKLAKKLDSGQAFAVKILEKNRIIDLKITDQIKREIATLKLLKHPNVIRLHEASKRRLPEAEGRKLFQQLIDGISYCHNKGVFHRDLKLENILVDSNRNIKISDFGLSALPQHFRDDGLLHTTCGSPNYVAPEVLANRGYDGATSDIWSCGIILYVILTGYLPFDDRNLAVLYQKKFQIFKGDTKIPEWLSPGAQNMLRRILEPNPIKRITMSDIKADEWFKQDYTPEDLNDKDEDIFVDDEAFSMQEVPLDADKNPGLPTLINAFQLIGMSSYLDLSGFFEKEDVSERKIRFTSNRSAKDLIERIEDIVTEMGFRVQKKNVKLECLCIQLKATLEHRAQKSSGSLSVAAEVFEISPSLYVVELRKSYGDTLTYRQLCKKLSSDLKEPPSQELLTT; translated from the exons ATGGTGCTTAACAAGCTGACAGTGCGAGAAGAAGACGACTCCAAGAAGaacaacaccaccaccaccaagtTGGGAATGCAACTGGGAAATTATGAACTGGGAAGGACTTTGGGTGAAGGTAATTTTGGAAAAGTTAAATTGGCTAAGAAATTAGATTCTGGTCAAGCTTTTGCTGTCAAAATTCTTGAGAAGAACAGGATCATCGACCTCAAAATCACTGATCAG ATAAAGAGAGAGATTGCCACCTTGAAGCTTCTCAAACATCCAAACGTTATCAGATTGCATGAG GCATCCAAGAGAAGACTTCCTGAAGCTGAAGGAAGGAAGCTTTTCCAGCAGCTAATTGATGGCATCAGTTACTGTCACAACAAAGGTGTCTTTCACAGGGATCTCAAG TTAGAGAACATTCTAGTTGATTCAAACAGAAATATAAAGATCTCTGATTTTGGTCTCAGTGCTCTTCCTCAGCATTTTAGG GATGATGGGTTACTGCATACAACCTGTGGAAGTCCAAACTATGTAGCACCTGAGGTTCTTGCCAATAGAGGTTATGATGGTGCTACTTCAGATATATGGTCATGTGGCATTATCTTGTATGTAATTCTCACTGGATACCTCCCTTTCGATGACAGAAACCTTGCTGTTCTATATCAGAAG AAATTTCAGATCTTCAAGGGAGATACCAAGATACCAGAATGGTTATCACCTGGAGCTCAAAACATGTTAAGGAGGATTCTTGAACCAAATCCTATTAAGCGAATAACAATGTCAGATATCAAAGCCGATGAATGGTTCAAACAGGATTATACTCCTGAAGACCTGAACGACAAGGATGAAGATATATTCGTTGACGATGAAGCCTTCTCAATGCAAGAAGTG CCATTGGATGCTGACAAGAATCCAGGCTTGCCCACCCTCATCAATGCTTTCCAGTTGATTGGAATGTCCTCATACCTAGATCTCTCTGGTTTCTTTGAGAAAGAG GATGTATCTGAGAGAAAGATAAGATTTACATCCAATCGATCTGCCAAAGATTTGATTGAGAGGATTGAGGATATTGTGACAGAGATGGGATTTCGGGTACAGAAGAAAAATGTCAAG TTGGAATGTTTATGTATTCAGTTGAAGGCCACATTGGAGCACAGGGCACAGAAAAGCTCAGGTAGTCTTTCAGTTGCAGCAGAG GTATTTGAGATCAGTCCATCCTTGTATGTAGTTGAATTAAGAAAATCATATGGAGACACACTGACATACAGACAG TTATGCAAAAAGCTATCAAGTGATTTAAAAGAACCTCCAAGCCAAGAGTTGCTGACCACATAA